From a single Herbiconiux sp. SALV-R1 genomic region:
- a CDS encoding DUF4097 family beta strand repeat-containing protein: MVLEKWIVDGPRVIDIELVRSLKVGLIGGQVDIIGHDEPGARIEVHSVSGKDLKISIDGDALEIDHPQLRWDNFIEVFKSWRGNAKADVSILVPRDVALKFGVISASGLISGLQADARVSTVNGDVVVDSVTGDLDLNTVSGEVLVRDHTGLVNAHTVSGDITVSGAIRRFSCDGVAGEVFVDSTGVPDEIQNNTVSGDLTVRLDESTAARYNVNSVSGTLQLGPSTIKGLRGGGYNGHTGELDGAWTEFRANSVSGDITVMFREESGDGTAETPAGASAASAPSFDEGATA; encoded by the coding sequence ATGGTCTTGGAGAAGTGGATCGTCGACGGTCCGAGAGTCATCGACATCGAGCTCGTGCGCTCGCTCAAGGTCGGCCTCATCGGCGGGCAGGTCGACATCATCGGGCACGACGAGCCGGGCGCCCGCATCGAGGTGCACTCCGTCTCGGGCAAAGACCTGAAGATCTCCATCGACGGCGACGCCCTCGAGATCGACCACCCCCAGCTGCGCTGGGACAACTTCATCGAGGTGTTCAAGTCGTGGCGCGGCAACGCGAAGGCCGACGTGAGCATCCTGGTGCCGCGCGACGTCGCCCTCAAGTTCGGTGTCATCTCGGCCTCGGGTCTCATCTCGGGGCTGCAGGCGGATGCGCGGGTGAGCACCGTCAACGGCGACGTCGTCGTCGACTCGGTGACGGGCGACCTCGACCTCAACACGGTGAGCGGCGAGGTGCTGGTGCGCGATCACACCGGTCTCGTCAACGCGCACACCGTGTCGGGCGACATCACGGTCTCCGGCGCCATCCGCCGCTTCTCCTGCGACGGCGTCGCGGGGGAGGTGTTCGTCGACAGCACGGGTGTGCCCGACGAGATCCAGAACAACACCGTCTCGGGCGACCTCACCGTGCGCCTCGACGAGAGCACGGCGGCACGCTACAACGTCAACTCGGTCTCGGGCACCCTCCAGCTCGGCCCCTCCACCATCAAGGGACTCCGCGGTGGCGGCTACAACGGCCACACCGGCGAACTCGACGGGGCGTGGACGGAGTTCAGGGCGAACTCGGTCTCGGGCGACATCACCGTCATGTTCCGGGAGGAGTCGGGCGACGGGACGGCGGAGACGCCGGCCGGTGCCTCCGCCGCATCCGCTCCCTCCTTCGACGAGGGGGCGACGGCATGA
- a CDS encoding M23 family metallopeptidase — protein sequence MKYRGTVLGVVAMTFVVGVAVATSVPAASLATVGSFDDIRIDAAPGAEQSFDAASGQLAAVARDGYVIHTPTPTPTPKPVASSQGGYGGAQCQAGADAVAETAGFSPVYPDGNRMSDLFGPRAEGFHKGIDMLNGPGVPVHAIADGIVIGASGNGGTGGVYISIAHKVGGVAVCSMYMHFQDGSLMAGVGDTVKAGQVIGLTGRTGNATTEHTHFELYGADGVRYDPMPFMTEHGII from the coding sequence GTGAAGTACCGCGGAACCGTGCTGGGCGTCGTCGCCATGACCTTCGTGGTCGGCGTCGCGGTCGCCACCTCCGTTCCCGCCGCCTCCCTCGCCACCGTCGGGTCGTTCGACGACATCCGCATCGACGCCGCCCCCGGGGCCGAGCAGTCGTTCGACGCGGCGTCTGGCCAGCTCGCCGCCGTCGCCCGCGACGGCTACGTCATCCACACCCCCACGCCGACACCCACGCCGAAGCCCGTGGCCTCCAGCCAGGGCGGCTACGGCGGCGCCCAGTGCCAGGCCGGGGCGGATGCGGTGGCCGAGACCGCGGGCTTCTCACCCGTCTACCCCGACGGCAACCGCATGTCCGACCTGTTCGGCCCACGCGCCGAGGGCTTCCACAAGGGCATCGACATGCTGAACGGGCCGGGCGTGCCCGTGCACGCGATCGCCGACGGCATCGTCATCGGAGCCTCGGGCAACGGCGGCACGGGCGGCGTCTACATCTCTATCGCGCACAAGGTGGGCGGGGTCGCCGTGTGCAGCATGTACATGCACTTCCAAGACGGCTCGCTCATGGCGGGCGTCGGCGACACCGTGAAGGCGGGCCAGGTGATCGGCCTCACCGGCCGCACGGGCAACGCCACCACCGAGCACACCCACTTCGAGCTCTACGGCGCCGACGGCGTGCGCTACGACCCGATGCCGTTCATGACGGAGCACGGGATCATCTGA